In a genomic window of Balaenoptera ricei isolate mBalRic1 chromosome 3, mBalRic1.hap2, whole genome shotgun sequence:
- the ATOX1 gene encoding copper transport protein ATOX1 isoform X1, whose product MPKHEFSVDMTCEGCSNAVTRVLNKLGGVQFDIDLPNKKVCVDSEHSVDTLLETLGKTGKAVSYLGPK is encoded by the exons AAGCACGAGTTCTCCGTGGACATGACCTGTGAAGGCTGCTCTAATGCAGTCACTCGGGTCCTCAACAAGCTGGGAG GAGTTCAATTTGACATTGACCTGCCCAACAAGAAGGTCTGTGTCGACTCTGAGCACAGCGTGGACACTCTGCTGGAGACCCTGGGGAAAACAGGAAAGGCCGTTTCCTACCTCGGCCCCAAGTAG
- the ATOX1 gene encoding copper transport protein ATOX1 isoform X2: MPHEFSVDMTCEGCSNAVTRVLNKLGGVQFDIDLPNKKVCVDSEHSVDTLLETLGKTGKAVSYLGPK, translated from the exons CACGAGTTCTCCGTGGACATGACCTGTGAAGGCTGCTCTAATGCAGTCACTCGGGTCCTCAACAAGCTGGGAG GAGTTCAATTTGACATTGACCTGCCCAACAAGAAGGTCTGTGTCGACTCTGAGCACAGCGTGGACACTCTGCTGGAGACCCTGGGGAAAACAGGAAAGGCCGTTTCCTACCTCGGCCCCAAGTAG